Within the Laspinema palackyanum D2c genome, the region ATTTCGACAACAACCCCTGACGCTGCTGCGCGTCAAACAACCCACGCTTACTGCCGTAGAACCCGGAGCAAAAAATATCTCGCTCAATTTCTTCCGGTTTGAATAGTTGTCTTAATTTGTCGGACTGACCATTAAAAACATGAGATAGATCTTTATACTGGAAGTCATAAACGACAAAATCTTGTTGCTCTAGGGCATTGAAAATGAGCTCTAAGGAATTGAGGACGACAATATCGGCATCACAGTAGATAAATTTTTCAAAGGGACTTTCGGGATCGAAGGCACAATAGCGGCGATGGGTGCCGCTGCGATGCACCCCTTTGATGCCTTGTTCTGCCCAGGATTTCTTGGCCGTTGGATGGGTAGTCCATGCCTGATCTGCGAACTCGTCCCAGCGAGAAATTCGTTGGGTATCCGTGAGGAGGGTGACGTTAGTTCGGGTGTCTATTTCGGCTCGAATTTTCTCAATGCGATCGTCGTAAGGAACCACACAAACGGGAAAGTTTGGCCCCACATTGACTTCAATGCTGTTTAAAAGGGCGACAAGCTGGTTATAAACGACGTCATTGGCTAAGGTATAAATCCCTTTAGTCATGGCTGAAACTCTCCGTTTTTTCTAACCTTATTTTATCCAATTCATCACCAGAGTTGGTCCGGGACCGATGCGATCGCCCGATGTCCGGTCAGACCCCGGGTCACACCCCCCCGTTGCTGAGGCGATCGCCCCCTTAGCTTTTCGGTTAAATCTTGACACTTACCCTAGCATGAATTGACCCGGATTTCAATGACCCTGGCTTCTACTCCCAGTCAGCGGTGGCTGAGTTGTTCTGGAACCTACCACCGCCCTCTGAGTCCGATTCTGACTTATTTCTTCACATAATAATCCCGGGTTCCCTTGGCGCTGAGGGCTTCTCCGAGACGGTTTAACCCATGCACATAGGCAGCTGTTCGCATGGAAATGGAGAATTCATCAGCAATCTGCCAAATTTTCTCCGTTTCTTTTCGCATTCTCTTCTGCAAACGTTCCTCAACTTCCTCCAATTCCCAATACAAACCGCTGCGATTTTGCAGCCATTCAAAATAACTGACGGTTACCCCTCCGGCATTGACTAAAATATCGGGAACGACATAAATGCCTCGGTCTTCTAGGATGCGATCGGCCCCGGAACTAATCGGTCCATTGGCAACTTCAAAGATATATTTTGCCTTGATATCTTGCACATTGGCTTCTGTGATTTGATTTTCCAAGGCAGCGGGAATTAGGATATCCACCTCTAAGGCCAACAGTTGCTCATTGGTGATAATTTCATGTTCTACAATATTACAAACCGTGTCTTTACAA harbors:
- a CDS encoding Npun_R2821/Npun_R2822 family protein; this translates as MTKGIYTLANDVVYNQLVALLNSIEVNVGPNFPVCVVPYDDRIEKIRAEIDTRTNVTLLTDTQRISRWDEFADQAWTTHPTAKKSWAEQGIKGVHRSGTHRRYCAFDPESPFEKFIYCDADIVVLNSLELIFNALEQQDFVVYDFQYKDLSHVFNGQSDKLRQLFKPEEIERDIFCSGFYGSKRGLFDAQQRQGLLSKLSEGEGEVLYPNAPDQTLLNYMRMRLGIPFYNLVFHLPKEQVTGNSVTSPHFEMRDTSVYDKGQQLTYLHYIGLSSKLFDRLCAGENIDVPYRDIFLHYRYLHEPSQRPQFTTPPKPYNTPPSLVNRVMRKLGLTR